One Thamnophis elegans isolate rThaEle1 chromosome 2, rThaEle1.pri, whole genome shotgun sequence genomic window, aagcaacagggacgatttgctgctcccagatcaggaggtgggagaatcatgtgcctcctttgcatagggaatttttcgccttttaacccttgctcagagttaagcaagggttaaaaggcgaaaaatttcttatgcaaaagaggcccatagttctctcgcctccctctACAGTTAGcattaagcagactcagagtcactgtgactctggaatctggcagcaactaccttagcctttttaattattttaaaatttcttttcttttcctcatgacactggtgaggccccgcctcccctgactgcacttcCCTGCTTGTAATCATCTTTGACCCACCCCTGGGTCATTACTGCAGAGTTATTGGAAAGATGATCAGGGATAGGATGTTTTTGCCTGTTGTAGTTGTCCTACTCAGCAATAAATTTTGTCTTGCTTTATGTTGCAATGACATATGTTCTCTTACTAAATGCAAGTTGGGTGCCTCATAGATGAGACAAGTTGGGTGCCAAGTCCTGTTGTCAAgacttgtttttttgctttaagCTTTTAATGAGGGTTAGATGAACAGCCACACTAGTGTTTTAAGTTAGTAACTAATATTCATATGCTGTCATTTCCCTCGGTGCAGACGCCCAGTAATAGATAAACCTGTGCATAGGAATACCAAAGTGGAGATTGTAGATTATTCTAATTTATTTCTCTTCCCCCAGCAAGCATTTGATGCGCAGAAGAAGGGAAATGACCAGGAGTCAAATTTAGTGCCATTGCGAATAATCAAAACTGAAATTCCTGAGGAGACATCTACAAATTATCGGGGAAGGAGAAAACGTGGAAAGAAGCACAATCGGAGAGAAAAAACTATTTTTGAGTGTGTGGAAATGGATCGTTTCCTGACCCAACATGATTCCAAAGAAAGTACGGAGAAATGTCGAAGTAGAAAAAGATTCAAAGCAAGCCCTAATGTTAGTAACCACTACAAAAGTGCAAAAGTTTCCAGCAGTAATAATGTTACTTCACATAAAATGATTCAGGCAAGGGAGAAGCCCTACAATGGTATGGACTATGGAAAAAGCGTGGGGTTGAGAGGTAATTTAAGTTCTCATAAAAAGATCCACACTAGAGAAAAGCTCTATAAGtgcctggaatgtggaaagagcttcaagtATAAAGCCTATCTGAAATCCCACAAAAGGATCCATAAAGCGAGAAAACGCTATGAATGCactgagtgtggaaagagcttcagtgtaaAGAGTTCTCTCACTTACCATAAAagggtccacacaggagaaaaaccctataaatgcttAGATTGTGGGAGGGGCTTCAGCCAAAGCAGTGCCCTTGCTTCCCATAAAagggtccacacaggagaaaaaccctataaatgcctaGATTGTGGGAGGGGCTTCAGACAAAGCAGTGCCCTTGCTTCCCATAAAAAGATacatacaggagaaaaaccctataaatgcatggagtgtggaaggGGCTTCAGCCGAAGTGGTAGCCTTGCTTCCCATAAATTGGTCCACACAGGAGACAAACCCTatgaatgcctggagtgtggaaagagcttcagtgtaaGGTCTTCTCTTACTTCTCATAaacggatccacacaggagaaaaaccctataaatgcctaGATTGTGGGAGGGGCTTCAGCCAAAGCAGTGGCCTTGCTACCCATAAATtggttcacacaggagaaaaaccctataaatgcctaGATTGTGGGAGGGGCTTCAGCCAAAGCGGTAGCCTTGCTTCCCATAAattgatccacacaggagaaaaaccctataaatgcctaGATTGTGGGAGGGGCTTCAGCCAAAGCAGTGGCCTTGCTTCCCATAAATTGGTCCACATAGGAGAAAAACCCTatgaatgcctggagtgtggaaagagcttcaggagAAAGAGTACTCTTACTTCTCATGAACGgatccacacaggaaaaaaactCTATAAATGCCTAGACTGTGGGAAGAGCTTCAGCCAAAGCAGTGGCCTTGCTACCCATTATCGAgtccacacaggaaaaaaaccctataaatgcctaGATTGTGGGAAGAGCTTCAGCCAAAGCAGTTCCCTTGCTGCCCATTAtcggatccacacaggagaaaagccttaTAAATGCACGGAGTGTGAAAAGAGCTTCAGTGTAAAGAGTTCTCTTActtctcataaaaggatccacacaggagagaaaccctataaatgcaaACAGTGTGAGAAGAGCTTCAGCAGTAGTAGTTACTTCAGGCGCCACAAAATGATCCATAcagggagaaaaccttataaatgTGTGGATTGTGGACAAAGGTTCAGTCGGAAGAGTTTccttacttcccataaaaggGTACATACTGGAGAAAAACCCTTTAAATGCATACAGTGCGGGAAGAACTTCAGCACTAGTAGTTACCTGATATGCCATAGACGGATCCATTCAGGGGTAAAACCCTATAAATGTCTAGACTGTGGGAAAAGGTTCAGTATGAAGAGTTATCTTACTTACCATAAAAGGATACATTCTggagaaaaaccctataaatgtgTAGACTGTGGGAAGACCTTCAGTACAAGCAGTTATTTTACTAAACATAAATTGATCCATgtgggagagaaaccctttaaatgcatagagtgtgggaaaagctttagtcaaAGTGGTGGCCTTACTTCCCATCAAAGgattcatacaggagagaaaccctttaaatgcctAGACTGTGGGAAGGGTTTCAGCCAAAGCAGTGCCCTTGCTTCCCATAAACgagtccacacaggagaaaaaccctataaatgcacGGAGTGTGGAAAATGCTTCACTACAAGCAGTGCTGTTGCTTCTCACAAACGgatccatacaggagagaaaccctataaatgcctAGACTGTGGGAAGGGTTTCAGCCAAAGCAGTGCCCTTGCTTCCCATAAACgagtccacacaggagaaaaaccctataaatgcctaGACTGTGGGAAGGGTTTCAGCCAAAGGAGTGCCCTTGTTTCCCATAAACgagtccacacaggagaaaaaccctataaatgcatggagtgtggaaagagctacAGAAACAGCAGTTACCTGAACTTCCATAAACGgtttcacacaggagagaaaccctatacatgcatggagtgtggaaagagcttcagtgtaaAGAGTTCTCTTACTTCTCATAaacggatccacacaggagaaaaaccctataaatgtcTAGAGTGTGGGAAGAGTTTCCACAACAGTAGTCAACTTGGTATCCATAATAGGACCCATACAGGGGAAAAACCTTATAAGTGCACAGTCTGTGGAAAGACCTTCGCTGCTAGTGGCCATCTGATTTACCATAAAAGaacccacacaggagagaagccttataaatgcttggaatgtggaaagggcttcTGTGATAACCGTACCCTTACTTCCCATAACAGGATTCATAAAGGAGAGAAATCATGTATGCCATGAATTTGGGAAGAGTTTGAGTACAAGCCAGTcccttcattttcatttcatttcattttattaagatttataggccgcccttttccctgaggggactcagggcggcttacaatcacagggaagggggtgcaatatcagaagacaaacaatgtgcgaacaaaagaaaataataaaacacaacttttattcaacagtcaacactcgggcgggtaaattgggaacctatccccaggcctaatgggagagccaggtcttgagggctgcgcggaaggtctggatggtggtgagggtacggatcttgACGCGGAGATACTTACCACATTAATACCACACATGGAAGAAATTGCACTAGTGTAATTAAGTCATCTGTTCccataagaggatccacacaggagggAAATAGAAATGTACAGAATGAGGAAGGTGTTTTTGTGAACACAGAATGCTTCTCAAGAAAGAATCCACAGAGGAGAGAAAAAATCTCCCGTGGAAAGCAATCaatttatttaccatattaaTACTCTCCTAACCTAGCTGAAAGGGGCTTTAAAAATGTGTCGGCCCTGAAGATTACATATATGGAACCATATTTTATTGTAGCCTTTGTACTCTTTTTTTATTAGCATTTAGGTTTGTagtaaatgaatttaaaaatactTTCAGGCTCGCCACTTTCTAACTGTTGAAAGGCAGGGGGGTTGTAAAGATAAGGGGGGAATGTCATATTTAGGTCGCATTTCCTGTGGGAAGAGAAGAGACCTGCAGCTGGCCGGAGGTGGAATTTGGAGTCGCCAGGCTGTTGGACTGACAAGTGATTGAAGATTTTGAGTTTTTTGGGGGGTTCAAACTTTTGCTTTTATAGGGTGTAATTCTGGATCTGGTTCAGAGTTGGAGTTCTACCAAATCCTTGACAATTTAatgtgttcctaataaatggatttgaaaagaaagatggatgcCATGGACTTTAATTTTCAGGACACATTACTTGGAGGCTTGAGAAAATGGATTTATTGatctaacatttttttaaagatcttgATTTAAGTTATTCATTGGTCGGTTTCTCTGATCAATCATTACCGTATTTTCTATTTCTCAAGATTTTCAAATGCCGCTTTACTGGCTCCTTCATTTTGTGTTCTCAAGTTCATCAGAAAGATCAATCATAGTTGACATATCAGGTTGCTATGGTTTTGGAGAAAACAGTTACAAGCATGATTGTGACTTTGTACATTTTATCGATATATTTTTGAAGAACAGATTTCCTGATTATTAACAACCTTTCTCATATGTAAGAGAACttatcggagggagggggagtagaataaaattttagaaagtgCTAGAGGGGTGGTGGAATGAGTTCAGATCTGACTCAGTTTCACGTTGCACAGTGATACATTGAAAACCATGAAATGAGAAAAGTATTAGCAAGGTAGATTTATATATGAAAGAAGCAAAGAAGAGACATAGCCTATAAAATTGGGGAACATTGCTCATTATAAAATCTTGGCATTTTTAAGTAATCTTAATTACGTAATTTTGCAGCTGTGGAATCCATGCAGCATTGATAATGCTTTGGCCAACTTTATCTTCTTTACATCAGAGTATTCAAAGGATAAACAGAGAACAGAAAGCCTTTGGCTGCTTTCTACAGTCTGAGCATCCATTTGGACTTTTGAGTGATAGACGAGGATTTGTGCTTCAAGGAGTCAATGGGAAGACATTTACCAGCATCTTTTcattaaatacaattaaataatATAGTAgttgaatatattattatttcaagGTATTTCGTATTCTCCAGCCATGAATTTCACCCTTTCTCTTTGCCTTGTAAGAGATACCATTGTTATTTTGAAGGATATTTGGGGGTGAGTAGAGTCATGTAGTAGGATCTGAGGATACTCCCAGTCATTCAGCCTCAGCCATGGAGTGAGCCTGAGGGATCCACTGAGGTGTTTTCCTTCAGGGAACCTGCTGAATTGAGGGGAGCGGCCCCCCAAACTCTGGTCCTTCTTTAGGGTTGGGGACTTTTTTCTGGCTTGCCTAAATCAGGGATACTTTAAAGCATGTGGAGGTGGTGGGGCCCCAAGATCCTCAAGGTGGGGGTGTTGGAAAGATATTCTTGGCTGGACACCATTGAGGTAGAGGAGGgcctgagggagaggagaggcccaGAGGGTGGCCTAATTCAGAGTCTGAGAGAAAGGAGGAGCAGGATTGGTCCCTGAGGAGCTCTGGAGATCCCTGAGGGCGGTGCTTCCCTCTGGAGGTGCCTCCTTCTCATCCTCTCAGCCCGTAAATAGGTTCCCAACCTCTCTCAGGACCACCGTTTCCTGCTGAGAGAAGTGAACTGGGAGGGGTGTGggcagaagagaaggggagaaatctcactcccacctcccttgCCCTGCAGCCTTTTCTCCAACATCTTACTTACTGATTGGGGCTCCTTATCCCCTTCTAGGGACCCTGGATTGCACTCCCACCAGTAGCAACAGGGGACGTCAACATAGCCTATGTATGCTCCTCCCCGCCAAGAGAGGAGACACCTAGAGGCTGCCAACCTCAGAAGTGGAATTGGGGGGGGTCTCACCTCAGAagtggaattgggggggggggtctggccaGGGTGGGTACTTTAGTTTAATGTATGTGTATGCCTTTCCtcggggaaaggagggagattcgTGTCCAGCGGAGAAGCAGCTGAGGCGATTCCAAGACTCCTGTTTCCTGCCAAAACCTGACAGGCGCTGCTCGCCCGCCATTGGCTCGGCAGGTTAATGTGACCCAGCGGCCTCACACGCTGTCCCCCATGCCTCCGCCATCCATGCTCCCCCACCCCAGCAAAATGCCTGCGGCCGATCCAAAGCAGGGAACTTTCTTGGACAGAGCAATGGATCTCTGAGATCACCTGAGGaatgtgggagggggagggaaatccCAAAATGGCTCGTATATGCAGAGAATCTGGATCTGGTGGTCTCCAGGCTTGGCTAAGTGCTTCAACCTGACTGGTGTGGGGAGACGGAATATTGAAACAATGCAGGGGTGTATCTTCAGGAGGGGGAAAGAGTACAGGtacaccttgacttacaactgtttgtttagtgccagttacaacagcactgaaaaatgtgatttggtGGACCAACCCGACATGGGGAGAGTGgcaggtgcatgcatgcacgtacaCCACCATCTGTGTGAGCGGCAACCGTATGCATGCTCTGTACTCATGTGAATGGAGTTTTAGCAGGCAAGCGCCCTCCATTCACATGAGTAGAGGTTTATGCACCAGCTTTCCTTTCGTGAAAGTTCCTTTCACAAGTGCAGGTCCACCTGTACCTGTagttcacacaaatggagctgcacacgCCTGTGTGTGCCTGCTACTAACATACCACCCCATGCTTGGCCAGGCTGCCAAGCGGGAAAGGTTGGGTACTGCTGAATTAGAGGAATCCAGGAGGAATGCGGTCTGTACCCCAGTTAAGCAAAGGGGTTCCTTTTACAGATGCTCAGGTTTTGTCCCTCGTCTGAAGTCAGGAAAAGTTTGTCTTCACATCTGGAAGATTCATCATGTCTTTTTCACGTGGCTGAGCTCACTTACCCAAGCACTTCAGCTGCACCCACCTTCAGATGGCTTCCCCTCACTGGGCATCTTCCTCTGGGAATTCTGGGTCCCCCACGCCCCAGTGAAAGAGAGGACACAAACAAAAGGTCCAACAGAATTTTATTTGAAGGGATCCAAATGGCCCCAATTGCAGGCCTGGGGGCCAGCCGGCGCACCCCTCCCTCCATGCTCCCCTTTCAGGTCTTGACGAACACCTTGCCGTGGGTCCGCTGGAATTCCTGCTGCAGCCGGCCCAGGGCCTCCCGATGCTGCTCCGACTTCCGCTCGTAATCCTGAATCTGAGCCTCGTAGCGTTTGCTGCGGACAGAGAACCAGGCCAGTGAATGCCTGAGCATGGGGCGAAACCTCAGAAGAGCTGTGGGGACCCTGACGTACACTGCCTCGGGAGCTGGAGGCCCCACCCAGGAACCCCCGCCCACTCACATCTCCCCTGTGATGTACTCCAGCCTCTTTCCCACAGTTGCTTTGGCTTCCTCTGTGTCCTGCTTCACCAGCACGGGACCAATGAGCTTGTAGACGGCATTAGAGGAGTCCAGCAGGTCCAATTcctggagaggaagaagaaggagggctGTTGTTGAAGGGGGCCCAGGgcaagagaggagaaggagagaaccAGCTCGGCCCTCACCTCCTTCACCACATGGTTCTCCGTCAACTGAGCCTCCAGCTTCCGACGGGCTGTCATGCATTTGCTCATATCtgcaaggaggaagaaaagagacacacacaccctttgtCGTTAGGATCCTTTCTTTCCTGAGCCTGTTTCCAGCAGCCATACCCCATCAGGTGTAGAGGAGACATCTATTACAAGTGTATCAGGAAAGGGACAGGActctattcctcccccccctcagTACTACTAAAAGGCCCAGCAATTGGGGAAGAGCACTCTGAACACCTGCGAGAACCCTCCGCATCTTTGGGAACACCTCCAGCAGTCAGCAGGGGGACACGGGGGATTCCTCTAAGGGGGAGTCACAATGCTGTTTCCTTTCATCTTCTGGCTCTCCAGGATACAAGAGGAGCTGATAGGCTCTGGCTGGTTTGGGGGAGCGACCAGGAGATTGAAGGAAGGAGTGGACCCAGGCTCCAGTGCCCTGAGAGGCGGGCATTGAAGGGCAAAGATGCCATGGGGAGGTGAGGGCGAGAAGGAGCTAGTGGCCATCCAGATAGCCTCACCAGCCATTGTAGACTCAGCTTAGCAAGCTCTCTGTAAATGATTGGTGGCCACATGAAGTGTGGCTCCTATTGTTTTCATGCCGCCTAGTTGATGGGCTGCTAGCTGGGGAAGAGGGGAGCTGCACAAAAACTGTTTCTAAAACAGCTGCCACCTCCAGAATCCATATGGGAGAGAAACCGTATAAATGCCTCGAATGTGGAAAAAGCTTCTCTTACTTACCACAATAGGATCCagacaggagagaaaccctataaatATCCGGTGTGTGCAAAGAGCTTCAGTAGTAGCAGTTATCTAAcctcccataaaaggatccatacaggggaaaaaccctataaatgcatagaatgtgggaaaagcttcagttTGAACAGTTCCCTTGCTTCTCATAAAAGAATCCATacaggtgaaactaatatatgagatagactcattatatgcaaagcaagacAGTTCAAGCCgtcatttgtcataattgtgaggtGCGGCTTAGCGCTTCCGATGGGCCGCTCATGCTTTTGGccaaatgagaaggaaaacaCCGGATAaatgctttctcgggatgagggcTCCGAACGAGGCTCGGAGAACCTCTTTTATTAGGTACAAACAAAGAAAAGGTGTATACAATTACAACAAGAGACACATGATTAACTAAGTCTAATAATAATGTTACAACGTGGCAAAAAGCTCATGCtctagggagggagagaaatacacgCATGGCTCACATTCCTGTATCCCTTTGAGGTGCTTGCCAAATGATATAATTGCAGAGGCCAGCACTGGACATCTTCGCACACAGGCTGGTACTGTTCTGCACGCTAATTAAAAGGAATGTTTACATATTGCTAAAAGGAATGTAATACATATCCTGGTATGGTGTTTTCTCCAtccttgtgtatgtgtgtgtgtttcaggcagccgaaactgccctgcacacacaccaatgatggattccaacatctcctctgtttttgttttaaaatgacaaGGAGGAAAACAGACATATCAAATGCAGAATTGTCCTCATCACTGGTTATGGCAAACACCTTTATAGACAGGCTGTTCTCCAACTCATGCTCGTCCTCAGGTTCCAGAAGGGATTTGGTTTCGTTGATCAAAATATCCTTCCTAGCTGAGGAAAAAAGGCCTTTGCACAGCTGAAAAAGAGAAGGCATGCATTGAATACAACAACAGAGTGACACAAGTAGTACTATAATACACATGATGGATGAAAAAATGCTCCTTAGCCAGGAGCCATCCAGTAGCCAGGACCACAGACCATCCCACCAGGCTGGCAGTATGTCTTCTTGAATCTGGGAAGCCAGCTCCTTAAGGAAGTGATCTGATGCTTGACCAATTGAGAGGTGTCTGACAAGTTAAAACAACACATATTTCTGACAGATTCACAGCCTAGATGATGTACTAATAACAGAAAATCAATAGCAGCACGATTGTCTAGAACAGCGTGTCTAATCTCTACCTGTTCCTGATTCAAGGCGGCTATGGCTGCAGATGTGATATTGATGGTTTTTGCAAGGGAACAGGCGATGCGGTGGGCTGTCCTGTGGTTGTGCATTGCTAATGCCGGAATGCCAAGTATGGATATAGCAAGGGAAAGATATTCAGCCTCGTTAAAAAGATTAATCGAGCTGTCACATGATTCATCAAGGACTACTGATGACCTCCGTGGCCGTGGACTGAGATTCTGTTTGGTCGGTGGAACCAAACTGCAGTAAGACGACTCAGACAGTTTTTTGACCACATGTGAAAAACCAACCAGCGTGAGCCCAATTGTAGGAAATGTCCTCGTAAGTGGAGCTGTTGGCGGGAAAGATTCCCGTAGGCATACAAGATTGTGTGAGGGAAGCAGTACAATTTTTAATGTGTGCACATGTAACGTTGTGTCCGCTGGCTACAAAGGGTGTGGTGAGAGACATGGCATCAGCAGGGAGCTCCCTTGTGATAGGGCCCCACATCGGAGAGTTGCCGTAATTAACTTCCTCCCCTTTTTTAAACATGGCCAGCTGGGTGTCATTTAAAATGACGGAAAAAGGCGTGCAAACTGGTATTAAACAATTCCCTAATAACATGTGCATGTCCACAGCTTTGCTTAGGCAAACGTCAGTCAGGTTTGGGCATGGGGTTTGTGCGACATTGATTTGCCCAATGAAATCCTCTTTTACAGCAAGGACAGACTGTTTTTGACCGCGGCGGGCGagagctctcatcagaaaagaggactttggaccactgagcaacagaccaggtctgtttttctttagcccaggtaagacgctccTGACGTTgcttgttgttcaggagcggcttaaCAAGAGGAATACGACGTTTGAAGcgcatgtccaggatccgtctgtgtgtggtggctcttgatgcactgactccagcctcagtccactcttTGTGAaaatccccaacacttttgaatggccttttcctgacaatcctctccaggctgcagtcatccctactgcttgtgcacctttttcttccacacttttaccatccacataactttctattaatgtgctttgattcagcactttgggaacatccaactttttttgcaattaccttttgaggctttccctccttatggagggtgtcaatgatgattttctgcacaactgtcaggtcagcagtctttcccatgattgtgattcctactgaaccagactgagagaccatttaaaggctcaggaaccctttgcaggtgttatggcttaattagctgattagagtaggACACTTTGAACCTAGAATACTGctccttttcacaatattctaattttctgagattgtggatttggggttttcatgagctgtaaatctttatttatttatttatttattatttaacttgtatgccgcccactctcagaagactcagcgcggcttacaaataaaaaggaaagggggatataaaaaataaaaacaacagttaaaaaataatcattacaattatgacaaatcacggcttgaactatcttgctttgcatgtaatgagtctatttcATGTactattagtttcaccttttaagttgcattactgaaataaatgaacttttacacGATAtcctaatttttcgagttttgcCTGGACAAGCCCATTTGGTTGAGTATGTGTTGGGCTCACGTTAATCCTGCTGTAAGAAATGTGGCCAGTGAGTTTATGATTGCAACTATtgcagctttatttttttaaaaaattacggATCCAACAGTGTATTCAtatgaacaa contains:
- the LOC116503343 gene encoding zinc finger protein 91-like; protein product: MDRFLTQHDSKESTEKCRSRKRFKASPNVSNHYKSAKVSSSNNVTSHKMIQAREKPYNGMDYGKSVGLRGNLSSHKKIHTREKLYKCLECGKSFKYKAYLKSHKRIHKARKRYECTECGKSFSVKSSLTYHKRVHTGEKPYKCLDCGRGFSQSSALASHKRVHTGEKPYKCLDCGRGFRQSSALASHKKIHTGEKPYKCMECGRGFSRSGSLASHKLVHTGDKPYECLECGKSFSVRSSLTSHKRIHTGEKPYKCLDCGRGFSQSSGLATHKLVHTGEKPYKCLDCGRGFSQSGSLASHKLIHTGEKPYKCLDCGRGFSQSSGLASHKLVHIGEKPYECLECGKSFRRKSTLTSHERIHTGKKLYKCLDCGKSFSQSSGLATHYRVHTGKKPYKCLDCGKSFSQSSSLAAHYRIHTGEKPYKCTECEKSFSVKSSLTSHKRIHTGEKPYKCKQCEKSFSSSSYFRRHKMIHTGRKPYKCVDCGQRFSRKSFLTSHKRVHTGEKPFKCIQCGKNFSTSSYLICHRRIHSGVKPYKCLDCGKRFSMKSYLTYHKRIHSGEKPYKCVDCGKTFSTSSYFTKHKLIHVGEKPFKCIECGKSFSQSGGLTSHQRIHTGEKPFKCLDCGKGFSQSSALASHKRVHTGEKPYKCTECGKCFTTSSAVASHKRIHTGEKPYKCLDCGKGFSQSSALASHKRVHTGEKPYKCLDCGKGFSQRSALVSHKRVHTGEKPYKCMECGKSYRNSSYLNFHKRFHTGEKPYTCMECGKSFSVKSSLTSHKRIHTGEKPYKCLECGKSFHNSSQLGIHNRTHTGEKPYKCTVCGKTFAASGHLIYHKRTHTGEKPYKCLECGKGFCDNRTLTSHNRIHKGEKSCMP
- the LOC116502597 gene encoding prefoldin subunit 6-like; translated protein: MHNHRTAHRIACSLAKTINITSAAIAALNQEQLCKGLFSSARKDILINETKSLLEPEDEHELENSLSIKVFAITNMSKCMTARRKLEAQLTENHVVKEELDLLDSSNAVYKLIGPVLVKQDTEEAKATVGKRLEYITGEIKRYEAQIQDYERKSEQHREALGRLQQEFQRTHGKVFVKT